A stretch of DNA from Candidatus Bathyarchaeia archaeon:
TGGCGAGAAGGCGTTCTCCGCTGGTGCAGACATTAAAGCAATGAAGGGAATGAACACTTTAAAAGCGCGGGAACTCTCCCAGATGGGTGAGAAGCTTTGCTCAGCCTTAGAAAACCTTGAAAAGCCTGTTATAGCCGCCATAAATGGTTACGCACTGGGCGGAGGCTTAGAAGTTGCAATGGCATGCGACCTTCGCATAGCTTCTGAAAACGCTAGGGTGGGGCAGACGGAAATAAATATCGGTTTGATTCCGGGGTGGGGTGGAACCCAAAGGTTAACACGCTTGATTGGCGCGACAAAGGCTAAGGAGCTTATTTTCACGGGAAAAATGATTGATGCTAAAACTGCTGAGCAGCTTGGACTTGTGAACATGGTCGTTCCACAAGGCAAGTTTAGGGAGACAGTTCACCAATTCGCCCTAGAACTCGCCCAAAAGGCTCCAGTGGCTATCAAGGTGGCTAAAGCCTTGATCAATAAGGGTTCTGAAATAAGCCTTGACGCCGCAATCGTCTTGGAAAGAGAAGGTTTCGGCGTTGTAGCCTCAACAGAAGACCTTCAAGAGGGCGTTTCAGCCTTCATTGAAAAGAGAAAACCCGTGTTTAAAGGCAAATAAGTTGCCCTATCAGCTATTTTTCCCTTTTATTTCTCGATTCTCTTTTGTTATGTTTGTAACGGTTTTAGTTCACCAAAAGTTATATCTGAAGGCGTTAGGCTAATGGGTTCTCTAACCGTTGGAGAAGGCGGTAGATGCCAGATCCCCACGTGTTGTTGAAAGATGAGCCTGGAAAGCGTGTGCTGTTGCTTGGTAACGAGGCTATAGCCCGTGGAATATTAGAATCGGGCATAGGGATTGTCACCACTTATCCAGGAACACCGGCCTCTGAAATCGGCGACACGGTTTCAGCCATAGCCAACGAGGCTGGCGTTTACATGGAGTATTCCGTCAATGAGATTGTTGCCGTTGAGGTGGCTGGCGGGGCTGCCAACTGTGGGGTTAGGGCTCTTGCAGCCATGAAGCATGTAGGCTTGAATGTGGCTGCAGACGCTTTAATGACTTTGGCTTATACTGGTGTCAGAGGCGGATTGGTTATCGTGGCGGCTGACGACCCGGAATGTTATAGTTCCCAGAACGAGCAAGACAGCCGCCTTTATGCCTTGCTCTCCAATCTGCCATGCCTTGAACCATCAAACCCGCAAGAGGCAAAGGACATGGTGGCTTATGCCATTGAGGTCTCAGAAAAACTTGAGCTTCCGGTTATAATGAGGACAACCACCCGTGTAAGCCACACCAGAGCCCCAGTCACCCTTGGAAAACTTGCAAAACCTCGGTTAAAGGGCGAATTTGCCCGAGATGTTAGACGCTTAGTCATGGTTCCAGCAAATGCAAGACCGAGACATGATGTTCTTCTACAACGGATGGAGAAGGCGAAGGAAATAACTGAAATCTCCCCATACAACATGATAAATCCCGAAGGCAAAGACAAGGAGTACGGCATAATCTCATCAAGCTCAGCCTACAACTACGCGGTTGAAGCTGCTGGAATTTTGAGCTTAGACGTTGATGTCTTAAAGCTTGGGATGACCCATCCGCTGCCAGAGAAAATGATAGGAAAATTCATGAGGAAGCACGGCAAAATCATAGTTATCGAAGAGCTTGAGCCGTATTTAGAGCTTCATGTTAAGGCAATTGCAAAGGACTATGCGCCTTCCACCGAAATTTTTGGCAAGCAGTATTTTCCAAGGTCCGGTGAGCTTTCCACAAGCCAAGTTTTGAAGGGACTAGCAGCAATAACTGGCAGAAAAATCCCTATAGACTTTGAAGGTTTAGTTAAACGCTACATTGAAGCCTCTGAAGGAATCCCTTCCAGACCGCCAATATTGTGTGCCGGATGCCCCCATAGGGCTTCCTTCTACGTTATTAAGAAGGTTGCTGGCGAGAAGGCAATTTACCCAACAGATATTGGCTGTTATGCCCTAGGAATAGCCCCACCCATAAAGGTTGGCGACATCCTAGTATGCATGGGTGCCGGAATAGGAACAGCCCAAGGCATAAACAAAACAACAGGAATGGACACAATCGCAATAATTGGAGATTCAACCTTCTTCCACGCCGGGGTTCCGAGACTTCTAAACGCCGTTTATAACAAGCACAAAATTGTAGTCGCAGTTTTAGACAACCTAACAACGGCAATGACTGGACATCAACCGCATCCGGGAACAGGATTAACGGGCATGCAAACACCAACAGAGCCCATAGCCATTGAAAAGGTTGCAGAGGGCTGTGGAGTAAAATTCGTTAGGGTTGTTGATCCCTTCAATGTTGAGGAAGCCGAGAAAGTCCTAAAAGAGGCTTTAAAGTTTCCCGAAGTTTCCCTTATCGTTTTTAGGGCGCCATGCGCCTTAATGCTTGTTAGGGAGAAAAGACGCAAAGGCTTGGAAATTGTGCCTTTTAAGACAAATGAGAAGTGTACAAACTGCATGGCTTGCATAAAGTTGTTGGGCTGTCCAGCAATAGTCCTTAAAGAGGATAAAGCTGTGGCTATTAACGAAAATCTTTGCGTTGGCTGCGGTTTATGCGCCCATGTTTGCCCATACAAAGCCATAGAGCCAGCAAAACAAGTGAGGATGGCATTCGAATGAAGGAGTTTAACATTGTTTTGGCTGGAGTTGGCGGTCAAGGCATACTTTTGGCAGCCGAAGTTCTCGGAACAGCCGCCGTGAAGGATGGCTTAAATGTTCGCGTCGGCGAAATTCACGGAATGGCTCAGCGGGGCGGAGCGGTCTTATGCACTGTTAGAATTGGTGAAAACGCTTTATCCCCGATGGTTACAGATGGACAAGCAGACATCCTACTTGGATTTGAGCCTCTGGAAACGTTAAGAAACGCAAAGTATGCCTCTGAAAGAACTCTAATAATCATGGGAGACGAAAAAATTCCGCCTCCAGAACTTACATTGAAAGGTGAAAGTTATCCCAGAATGGAGGAAATACTTGAAAGGTTAAGAAGATTTTCCAAAAACATCATAATCGTCGAAGCGTTAAGGCTCGCTGAGGAGGCTGGAAGCGCAATGATGCAGAACACCGTCCTACTAGGAGCTTTAACGGCTACTGAAAAGCTACCAATAAAGAAGGAAAGTCTAATAGAGGCTTTAGAAGAGCTTGTCCTGGCAAAATACGCCAAGATGAATGTTAAGGCCTTTGAACTTGGCTATAAATACGTTAAAAACTTTAGAAAAGCCTAAAACTTCTGCTAGCCTTTTATCCGCTTTCGGTCTTTACGTTTCCTTTTATGGCTTTCAGTATGTTTTTAAATATTTTCATGTCTGAAACGTTCACCACTGGGATTTGGAGGCTCTTGTCCACCTCATAGATTCTCTCATATTTTGGGAATTCCGCGTAGCAGATTTGGCTTATTGGAAACTCCCGGTTTTTTAACTCGTGCTCAAAGGATTTCTCGTAAACTTCTAGGCAAAGCAGATAGCCGTCTATCCAGTAAAGTCTATTCGCGCCGTAGGTGGTTGCACACCATGCAATGTCGCCTACGCTCCGCTTGTCCAGTCCCAAGACGGTAACCTTTTTTGTTGGGGCTATTTCCACGTCCATGCGCCTTTTCACCCCTTAAACGGTGTGTTCAACACCTCTTTAACTCTGCCGCTTATTTTTGGTCCAAGACCGTAAACAGTTTT
This window harbors:
- a CDS encoding enoyl-CoA hydratase-related protein; the encoded protein is MCQLEFKYIIYEKSEGVATITINRPEALNAFNAEVISEILQALEDVRADESVRVVVLTGAGEKAFSAGADIKAMKGMNTLKARELSQMGEKLCSALENLEKPVIAAINGYALGGGLEVAMACDLRIASENARVGQTEINIGLIPGWGGTQRLTRLIGATKAKELIFTGKMIDAKTAEQLGLVNMVVPQGKFRETVHQFALELAQKAPVAIKVAKALINKGSEISLDAAIVLEREGFGVVASTEDLQEGVSAFIEKRKPVFKGK
- the iorA gene encoding indolepyruvate ferredoxin oxidoreductase subunit alpha codes for the protein MPDPHVLLKDEPGKRVLLLGNEAIARGILESGIGIVTTYPGTPASEIGDTVSAIANEAGVYMEYSVNEIVAVEVAGGAANCGVRALAAMKHVGLNVAADALMTLAYTGVRGGLVIVAADDPECYSSQNEQDSRLYALLSNLPCLEPSNPQEAKDMVAYAIEVSEKLELPVIMRTTTRVSHTRAPVTLGKLAKPRLKGEFARDVRRLVMVPANARPRHDVLLQRMEKAKEITEISPYNMINPEGKDKEYGIISSSSAYNYAVEAAGILSLDVDVLKLGMTHPLPEKMIGKFMRKHGKIIVIEELEPYLELHVKAIAKDYAPSTEIFGKQYFPRSGELSTSQVLKGLAAITGRKIPIDFEGLVKRYIEASEGIPSRPPILCAGCPHRASFYVIKKVAGEKAIYPTDIGCYALGIAPPIKVGDILVCMGAGIGTAQGINKTTGMDTIAIIGDSTFFHAGVPRLLNAVYNKHKIVVAVLDNLTTAMTGHQPHPGTGLTGMQTPTEPIAIEKVAEGCGVKFVRVVDPFNVEEAEKVLKEALKFPEVSLIVFRAPCALMLVREKRRKGLEIVPFKTNEKCTNCMACIKLLGCPAIVLKEDKAVAINENLCVGCGLCAHVCPYKAIEPAKQVRMAFE
- a CDS encoding indolepyruvate oxidoreductase subunit beta → MKEFNIVLAGVGGQGILLAAEVLGTAAVKDGLNVRVGEIHGMAQRGGAVLCTVRIGENALSPMVTDGQADILLGFEPLETLRNAKYASERTLIIMGDEKIPPPELTLKGESYPRMEEILERLRRFSKNIIIVEALRLAEEAGSAMMQNTVLLGALTATEKLPIKKESLIEALEELVLAKYAKMNVKAFELGYKYVKNFRKA